One stretch of Roseovarius mucosus DNA includes these proteins:
- a CDS encoding component of SufBCD complex codes for MDWYDTVFELIDMRSFSNLWFWIALAVTWSSASHWVLGVPWDMAIRARKGQNAQAMTDFEDMVRININRLLYLVQESGLLMAGITAFLMTTLVLLGFVYDSEFAQALFLLGFPLLLVWGLSIRLAQRIASRGWTGVALIKRVQTHRLVIQVIGMLSIFVTAMWGMYQNMNANILG; via the coding sequence TTGGACTGGTACGATACGGTTTTCGAGTTGATCGACATGCGGTCTTTCAGCAACCTGTGGTTCTGGATTGCGCTGGCGGTGACATGGTCTTCGGCCAGCCACTGGGTTCTGGGGGTGCCATGGGACATGGCCATTCGCGCGCGCAAGGGCCAAAATGCGCAGGCGATGACCGATTTCGAGGATATGGTGCGGATCAATATCAACCGCTTGTTGTATCTGGTGCAGGAATCCGGCCTGTTGATGGCGGGGATTACGGCGTTCTTGATGACCACGCTGGTGTTGCTGGGATTTGTCTATGACAGCGAATTCGCTCAGGCGCTGTTTTTGCTGGGCTTTCCGCTGTTGCTGGTTTGGGGGTTGTCGATCCGGCTGGCGCAGCGCATCGCATCGCGCGGGTGGACGGGTGTTGCCTTGATCAAGCGGGTGCAGACGCATCGTCTGGTGATTCAGGTGATCGGTATGCTGTCGATTTTCGTGACTGCGATGTGGGGCATGTACCAGAACATGAACGCCAATATTCTGGGATGA
- the hemB gene encoding porphobilinogen synthase, translated as MRPTQAAFPATRLRRTRATPSIRALVAENTLTAGDLIWPLFVRDGDGIEEPVPSMPGVMRRSIDRVVEAAQEAADLGIPAICLFPYTSTENRTADCAEAWNPENLSNRATRAIKAAVPGITVMTDVALDPYSDTGHDGFVVDGEIVNDSTVAALVKQALSQAEAGVDIIGPSDMMDGRVGAIRTALEAHGYPNVMIMSYAAKYASAFYGPFRDAVGAANALKGDKKTYQMNPANTDEALRLIERDLSEGADMVMVKPGMPYLDICRRAKETFGAPTFAYQVSGEYAMIMAAAQNGWIDRERAMLESLMCFKRAGCDGVLTYFAPEVARILAKG; from the coding sequence ATGCGCCCGACCCAAGCCGCCTTTCCCGCCACCCGCCTGCGCCGCACCCGCGCCACGCCCAGCATCCGCGCCCTTGTGGCCGAAAACACGCTGACAGCGGGCGATCTGATCTGGCCGCTTTTCGTGCGCGACGGCGACGGGATAGAAGAGCCGGTGCCCTCCATGCCCGGTGTCATGCGCCGGTCCATCGACCGCGTGGTCGAAGCCGCACAAGAGGCCGCTGACCTTGGCATTCCCGCCATCTGCCTCTTTCCCTATACCTCGACGGAAAACCGCACCGCCGATTGCGCCGAGGCCTGGAACCCCGAGAACCTCAGCAACCGCGCCACCCGCGCGATCAAAGCGGCAGTGCCGGGCATCACCGTGATGACCGACGTGGCGCTTGATCCCTATTCGGACACCGGCCATGACGGCTTTGTCGTGGATGGCGAGATCGTCAACGATTCCACCGTGGCCGCGCTCGTCAAACAGGCGCTCAGTCAGGCCGAGGCGGGCGTCGATATCATCGGACCGTCCGACATGATGGACGGGCGCGTGGGCGCGATCCGCACGGCGCTCGAGGCGCATGGCTATCCCAATGTGATGATCATGTCCTATGCCGCCAAATACGCCTCTGCCTTTTATGGCCCGTTCCGCGATGCGGTGGGCGCGGCGAACGCGCTCAAGGGCGACAAGAAAACCTATCAGATGAACCCCGCCAACACCGACGAGGCCCTGCGCCTGATCGAGCGTGACCTCAGCGAAGGGGCTGATATGGTGATGGTCAAACCCGGCATGCCCTATCTCGACATTTGTCGACGGGCCAAGGAAACCTTTGGCGCACCCACCTTTGCCTATCAGGTGTCCGGCGAATACGCGATGATCATGGCCGCCGCGCAGAACGGCTGGATCGACCGCGAGCGCGCCATGCTGGAAAGCCTCATGTGCTTTAAACGCGCCGGTTGTGACGGGGTGCTGACCTATTTCGCCCCCGAAGTGGCCCGGATATTGGCAAAAGGATAG
- a CDS encoding YSC84-related protein, translating to MSILTRRNFTLGLMAGTPLLAACGNGVGSSGAATIDARVDATLSQMYSRYPNTRDLADKANGMLVMPVVTEAGFLVGGGFGRGALRINNVTVDYYSATKGSVGLQIGAQQFAHVLFFMTPDALEKFRRSSGWAAGADVEYVFNDRGENLRAETTTSSSPVIAVIFGQAGALAGVSLEGMKYTRIIP from the coding sequence ATGAGCATTCTGACAAGACGCAATTTTACCCTTGGCCTGATGGCTGGCACGCCGCTTCTTGCGGCCTGTGGCAATGGCGTGGGCAGTTCCGGCGCGGCCACCATCGACGCGCGTGTCGATGCCACGCTAAGCCAGATGTATTCGCGCTACCCCAACACCCGGGACCTTGCAGACAAGGCCAACGGCATGCTCGTCATGCCAGTCGTGACCGAGGCGGGCTTTCTCGTCGGCGGCGGCTTTGGTCGGGGCGCGCTGCGCATCAACAATGTCACGGTCGATTACTATTCCGCGACCAAAGGCAGCGTTGGGCTTCAGATCGGGGCACAGCAATTCGCACATGTGCTCTTTTTCATGACCCCCGATGCGCTCGAGAAATTCCGCCGCTCGTCCGGTTGGGCAGCAGGTGCCGATGTGGAATATGTCTTCAACGACAGGGGCGAGAACCTGCGCGCCGAGACAACCACCTCCTCCAGCCCGGTGATTGCCGTGATCTTTGGTCAGGCCGGGGCCTTGGCGGGCGTGTCGCTGGAAGGCATGAAATACACCCGCATCATTCCCTGA
- a CDS encoding SLC13 family permease yields the protein MTAAQMMILGILALTMALFLWGRLRHDVVALSALMACVVTGLVPGAEAFAGFGHPAVITVACVLVLSQGLQNTGAVDALARTVLPRDAGRLVSIGAILALGAALSGFMNNVGAMALLMPVAVQLAKRLEMPAGQVLMPLAFGTILGGMTTLVGTPPNLIVSGFREGAGRGAFAMFDFAPIGVAVAVVGVLAITFIGWRIVPARKAAGASEFDAGAYMTEVRVGEKSKAIGLTLRAFEREVESSDAQVVALVRNDVRLLAPHGGRRIRGHDVLVLEADVEALAETLSVFDLTLEEDVKQAKDATPEDAEEEASEEAKSNDERDTVLREVAVLPASSIVGLSASDLHLRTRYGLNLLAVARAGQAPRARLRSVKLRSGDLLLMQGPAESLSEFIHDTGCVPLGARDLRLPSRRMAITATAIMGMAILLVTFGVLPAAASFALGVLASMLFRTVPPREVYTAIDWPVIVLLAALIPVAGAMQETGAAGVLAEFLVTEVARGQAVAALAVILITTMFLSDVMNNAATAAVMCPIALGIAGTLGVSPDSFLMAVAIGASCAFLTPIGHQNNTLILGPGGFRFGDYWRLGLPLEALVVAVSLPLLLIFWPL from the coding sequence ATGACCGCAGCACAGATGATGATCCTTGGCATTCTGGCGCTGACCATGGCGCTGTTTCTCTGGGGGCGGTTGCGGCATGACGTGGTGGCGTTATCCGCCCTTATGGCCTGTGTCGTAACGGGGTTGGTGCCGGGGGCAGAGGCCTTTGCCGGGTTTGGGCATCCGGCGGTGATCACCGTGGCCTGTGTGCTGGTGCTGAGCCAAGGGTTGCAGAATACCGGGGCGGTCGATGCTTTGGCGCGGACGGTGTTGCCGCGCGACGCGGGGCGGCTGGTGAGCATCGGGGCGATCTTGGCGCTGGGTGCGGCGCTGTCGGGGTTCATGAACAATGTGGGAGCGATGGCGCTTTTGATGCCGGTGGCGGTGCAACTGGCCAAGCGGCTTGAGATGCCAGCGGGGCAGGTGCTGATGCCTTTGGCGTTTGGCACCATTTTGGGGGGGATGACGACGCTGGTCGGCACGCCGCCCAATCTTATCGTCTCGGGCTTTCGCGAGGGCGCAGGGCGCGGTGCCTTTGCCATGTTCGATTTCGCGCCGATTGGCGTGGCGGTGGCGGTTGTGGGCGTGCTGGCGATCACGTTTATCGGTTGGCGGATTGTGCCTGCGCGCAAGGCTGCGGGCGCATCAGAGTTTGACGCCGGGGCCTATATGACCGAGGTGCGGGTCGGCGAGAAGAGCAAGGCCATTGGCCTGACACTGCGTGCCTTTGAGCGGGAGGTCGAAAGCTCTGATGCGCAGGTGGTCGCGCTGGTGCGCAATGATGTGCGACTGCTGGCACCGCATGGCGGGCGGCGCATCCGGGGGCATGATGTGCTGGTGCTTGAGGCAGATGTCGAGGCGTTGGCGGAAACGCTGTCGGTGTTTGATCTGACGCTGGAGGAAGACGTCAAACAGGCCAAGGACGCGACACCGGAGGACGCAGAGGAGGAGGCGAGTGAGGAGGCCAAATCCAACGATGAGCGTGACACGGTGCTGCGTGAAGTGGCGGTGCTGCCCGCATCGTCGATTGTCGGTCTGTCGGCCAGCGATCTGCATTTGCGCACGCGCTATGGGCTGAACCTATTGGCGGTGGCACGGGCGGGGCAGGCCCCGCGTGCACGGCTGCGGTCGGTCAAGCTGCGCTCGGGTGATCTGCTTTTGATGCAAGGACCGGCGGAATCGCTGTCGGAATTCATCCATGACACCGGCTGTGTGCCGCTTGGGGCGCGCGATCTGCGCCTGCCAAGCCGTCGGATGGCCATCACGGCGACGGCGATCATGGGTATGGCGATCCTGTTGGTGACGTTTGGGGTGCTGCCAGCGGCGGCGAGTTTTGCGTTGGGCGTGCTGGCCTCGATGCTGTTTCGCACGGTGCCCCCAAGAGAGGTGTACACGGCGATTGATTGGCCGGTGATCGTGCTTTTGGCCGCGCTTATCCCGGTGGCGGGGGCGATGCAGGAAACCGGGGCGGCGGGGGTTCTGGCGGAATTTCTGGTGACAGAGGTGGCGCGCGGGCAGGCGGTTGCGGCGCTGGCCGTGATCCTGATCACCACGATGTTCCTGTCGGATGTGATGAACAATGCCGCGACCGCCGCCGTGATGTGCCCCATCGCGCTGGGCATTGCGGGAACATTGGGGGTGAGCCCGGACAGTTTCCTGATGGCGGTGGCGATCGGGGCCTCTTGCGCCTTTCTCACGCCTATTGGGCATCAGAACAATACGCTGATCCTTGGTCCGGGCGGGTTTCGGTTTGGGGATTACTGGCGGCTTGGGTTGCCGCTAGAGGCTTTGGTGGTGGCGGTTAGCCTGCCGCTCTTGCTGATCTTCTGGCCGCTCTGA
- a CDS encoding usg protein, which translates to MQMSETEMMLRGYGLTTAEFFYRMPDYRNVLNSYLWQDFDLAPDHPKLFGFIEFWQREIEGPLHSVRFTHRKLIAPGEWRNVVGEFTLH; encoded by the coding sequence ATGCAGATGTCTGAGACGGAAATGATGCTCAGGGGATATGGGCTGACGACGGCGGAATTTTTCTATCGAATGCCCGATTATCGCAACGTGCTGAACAGTTATCTGTGGCAGGATTTTGATCTGGCGCCGGACCATCCCAAGCTCTTTGGCTTTATCGAGTTCTGGCAACGCGAGATTGAGGGGCCGTTGCATTCGGTGCGCTTTACCCATCGCAAGCTGATCGCGCCGGGGGAGTGGCGTAACGTCGTAGGTGAATTCACGCTGCACTAG
- the gyrA gene encoding DNA gyrase subunit A, producing MDETPPERPAYSGPTVSITHEMKTSYLDYAMSVIVSRAIPDLRDGLKPVHRRILYAMHESGNTHDKPYRKSARAVGDVMGKYHPHGDSAIYDALVRMAQDFSMSLPLLDGQGNFGSMDGDNAAAMRYTEVRMDKPAAYLLADIEKETVNFQDNYDGKDREPTVLPARFPNMLVNGAGGIAVGMATNIPPHNLGEVVDATLALIDNPDLESEDLIQYIPGPDFPTGGLMLGRSGARKAYLEGRGSVIIRAKTRTEEIRKDRYAIIIDEIPYQVNKATMIERIAEAARDKRIEGIAHVQDESDRNGVRVVIELKRDATAEVVLNQLYRFTPMQTYFGCNMLALNGGKPEQLTLHRFLSLFITFREEVVARRTAYDLRKARERAHVLCGLAVAVSNVDEVVATIRGSMDAAEARQKLMERRWPAGDILPYIALIDDPSHPANADGTYNLSEVQARAILDLRLQRLTQLGVKEVTDELQDLAGKIKEYLAILASRERIMQIISDELREVRELFAVPRRTEIVDWSGDMEDEDLIEREDMVVTVTSGGYIKRTALADFRAQKRGGKGLSGMATKDEDVVTTLFVANTHTQLLFFTTGGMVYKLKTWRLPLGGRTSKGKAIVNILPIPTGVSIAAIMPVDRPEEDWEDLQIVFATSAGDVRRNALSDFTNVMRNGKIAMDLPEGVELVNARICGPEDDVMLVTDSGRAIRFPTTEVRVFKGRKSTGVRGIRLLGDDRVVSMSVIRHFDASADDRAAYLKMRRQLAGAEDDGTSDDEGNADAALSAEQFAEMQAAENLILTITARGTGKLSSSHDYPVRGRGGMGVQAMDKGMRGGTVVASFPVTLEDQIMLATSKGQSIRVPVMGISFRSRSAGGVKVFNTGAGEEVVSVAWIAEQAEEDETAEG from the coding sequence ATGGATGAAACCCCGCCAGAGCGGCCCGCCTACAGCGGCCCCACCGTCTCGATCACCCATGAGATGAAAACCTCCTATCTCGATTACGCCATGAGCGTGATCGTCAGCCGCGCGATTCCCGATCTGCGCGATGGCCTCAAACCCGTGCATCGCCGCATCCTTTATGCCATGCACGAAAGCGGCAATACCCACGATAAACCCTACCGCAAATCCGCCCGCGCCGTGGGCGATGTGATGGGCAAATACCACCCCCATGGCGACAGCGCGATCTATGACGCGCTCGTGCGCATGGCGCAGGATTTCTCGATGTCCCTGCCCCTGCTCGATGGTCAGGGCAATTTCGGCTCGATGGATGGCGATAACGCCGCCGCCATGCGCTATACCGAAGTGCGGATGGACAAACCGGCCGCCTATCTCTTGGCCGATATCGAAAAAGAGACCGTCAATTTTCAGGACAATTACGACGGCAAAGACCGCGAACCCACCGTCCTGCCCGCCCGCTTTCCCAATATGCTGGTCAATGGCGCGGGCGGGATCGCCGTCGGCATGGCCACCAATATCCCGCCGCATAACTTGGGCGAGGTGGTCGATGCCACGCTGGCGCTGATCGACAACCCTGATCTCGAGAGCGAGGATTTGATCCAATATATCCCCGGCCCCGATTTCCCCACCGGCGGCCTCATGCTGGGCCGCTCCGGCGCGCGCAAGGCCTATCTCGAAGGGCGCGGCTCGGTCATCATCCGCGCCAAAACCCGCACCGAGGAAATCCGCAAAGACCGCTACGCCATCATCATCGACGAAATCCCCTATCAGGTGAACAAGGCCACGATGATCGAGCGGATCGCCGAGGCCGCCCGTGACAAGCGGATCGAAGGCATCGCGCATGTGCAGGACGAATCCGACCGCAACGGCGTGCGCGTGGTGATCGAACTGAAACGTGACGCCACCGCCGAGGTGGTGCTCAATCAACTCTACCGCTTTACCCCGATGCAGACCTATTTCGGCTGCAACATGCTGGCATTGAACGGCGGCAAACCCGAGCAATTGACGCTGCACCGGTTCCTGTCGCTCTTCATCACCTTCCGCGAAGAGGTGGTCGCGCGCCGTACAGCCTATGACCTGCGCAAGGCGCGCGAGCGCGCGCATGTGCTCTGCGGTCTGGCCGTTGCTGTGTCCAACGTGGATGAGGTGGTGGCCACGATCCGCGGCTCCATGGATGCCGCCGAGGCGCGCCAGAAACTGATGGAACGTCGCTGGCCCGCGGGCGACATCCTGCCCTATATCGCGCTGATCGACGATCCCAGCCACCCGGCCAATGCCGATGGCACCTATAACCTGAGCGAAGTACAGGCGCGCGCCATTCTCGATCTGCGCCTGCAACGCCTCACACAACTGGGCGTCAAAGAAGTCACCGACGAACTCCAAGACCTCGCAGGCAAGATCAAGGAATACCTCGCTATTCTGGCCAGCCGCGAGCGGATCATGCAGATCATTTCCGACGAGCTGCGCGAAGTGCGTGAACTCTTCGCCGTCCCCCGCCGCACCGAGATCGTGGACTGGTCCGGCGATATGGAAGACGAAGACCTCATCGAGCGCGAGGATATGGTCGTGACCGTCACCAGTGGCGGCTATATCAAACGCACCGCCCTTGCCGATTTCCGCGCACAAAAGCGCGGTGGCAAGGGTCTGTCGGGCATGGCCACCAAGGATGAAGACGTGGTCACCACGCTCTTTGTCGCCAACACCCACACACAGCTCTTGTTCTTCACCACCGGCGGTATGGTCTACAAGCTCAAGACATGGCGCTTGCCACTCGGCGGGCGCACCTCCAAGGGCAAGGCCATCGTCAACATTCTGCCCATTCCGACCGGCGTTTCCATCGCCGCGATCATGCCCGTGGACCGCCCCGAAGAAGATTGGGAAGACTTGCAAATCGTCTTTGCCACCTCTGCCGGCGATGTGCGGCGCAACGCGCTCTCGGATTTCACCAATGTCATGCGCAATGGCAAGATCGCGATGGACCTGCCCGAGGGCGTTGAACTGGTCAACGCGCGCATCTGCGGCCCCGAGGATGACGTGATGCTGGTCACCGATTCAGGCCGCGCCATCCGCTTCCCCACGACCGAGGTGCGCGTCTTCAAGGGCCGCAAATCCACCGGCGTGCGCGGCATCCGCCTGCTCGGCGATGACCGCGTGGTGTCGATGTCCGTGATCCGCCATTTCGACGCCTCCGCCGATGACCGCGCCGCCTATCTCAAGATGCGCCGCCAATTGGCCGGGGCCGAGGACGACGGCACAAGCGATGACGAAGGCAATGCCGACGCCGCGCTCAGCGCGGAACAATTCGCGGAAATGCAGGCGGCCGAGAATCTGATCCTGACCATCACCGCGCGCGGCACCGGCAAACTCAGCTCCAGCCACGATTACCCCGTGCGCGGGCGCGGCGGGATGGGCGTGCAGGCGATGGACAAGGGCATGCGCGGCGGCACGGTCGTGGCCTCCTTCCCGGTCACGCTCGAAGACCAGATCATGCTCGCCACTTCCAAGGGACAGTCGATCCGCGTGCCCGTCATGGGCATCTCCTTCCGCTCCCGCAGCGCAGGCGGGGTCAAGGTGTTCAACACCGGCGCCGGAGAAGAGGTGGTCTCGGTCGCCTGGATCGCCGAACAGGCCGAAGAAGACGAGACCGCAGAAGGCTGA
- a CDS encoding DUF6614 family protein — MNLYCCMIDLKQDAKALAFAAALDAWLTHLHSHGTIGRWRLCRRKLNLAADAYGDFLLEIEVEDLAQLDRAFRLTGAQDETTTVLHDRVHAQIAQSQFALYRPFPDAEGAERMSLI; from the coding sequence ATGAACCTTTATTGCTGCATGATCGACCTCAAGCAGGATGCCAAGGCGCTGGCCTTTGCCGCAGCACTGGACGCGTGGCTTACGCATCTCCACAGCCACGGCACCATCGGGCGCTGGCGCCTTTGCCGCCGCAAACTCAATCTTGCCGCCGATGCCTATGGTGATTTCCTGCTTGAAATCGAGGTTGAGGATCTGGCCCAGCTTGACCGCGCCTTTCGCCTCACCGGGGCGCAGGATGAAACAACGACCGTGCTGCATGACCGCGTGCATGCCCAGATCGCACAGTCCCAGTTTGCGCTCTACCGCCCCTTCCCGGATGCGGAAGGGGCCGAACGCATGTCCCTTATCTGA
- a CDS encoding polysaccharide biosynthesis/export family protein encodes MQSEVLAEKDNKVPTFQVVEVTRRSTPALALWPASGWKGSYNWLSASRGPDSSIIQTGDRLAVVIWDNQENSLLASEASRSTPIEGLTVSSSGTVFMPYIGEVALRGMTESEARATLQTRLLEIAPSAQVQLTVEPGRNNAVDVVGGVAAPGNYPLLSRNTRILSVLASAGGIAPTMNNPLVILQRGGQVFETRAETLYAEPARNALVQGGDQIVVTEDDRTFNVLGAAGSQKVIPFEEERITAMEAVSAMGGLSAARADPKGLLVLREYEPQHINPDKPGPELRQVIFSLDFTNADGLFAARQFHINPGDTLLATESPVTRVQTILGLFGTVVGFASTANNVAN; translated from the coding sequence TTGCAAAGCGAGGTTCTGGCCGAGAAAGACAACAAGGTGCCGACGTTTCAGGTGGTTGAGGTTACACGCCGGTCGACTCCGGCGTTGGCGCTCTGGCCGGCGTCGGGATGGAAGGGCAGCTATAACTGGCTGTCCGCCAGCCGCGGGCCGGATTCGTCGATCATCCAGACGGGTGACAGGCTGGCTGTGGTGATCTGGGACAATCAGGAAAACTCCTTGCTGGCGAGCGAAGCATCGCGCTCGACGCCGATTGAGGGATTGACGGTCTCGTCTTCGGGCACTGTGTTCATGCCCTATATTGGCGAAGTTGCGCTGCGTGGCATGACCGAGTCGGAGGCGCGCGCCACGTTGCAGACGCGGTTGCTGGAAATCGCGCCATCAGCGCAGGTGCAGTTGACCGTAGAGCCGGGCCGCAACAATGCCGTGGATGTTGTGGGGGGCGTGGCGGCACCGGGGAACTATCCGCTTTTGTCACGCAACACCCGTATTCTGAGTGTCTTGGCCAGTGCGGGCGGTATCGCGCCGACGATGAATAACCCGCTGGTGATTCTGCAACGCGGCGGTCAGGTGTTTGAGACGCGGGCCGAGACGCTCTATGCCGAGCCGGCGCGCAACGCGCTGGTCCAGGGCGGTGATCAGATCGTTGTGACCGAGGATGACCGCACCTTCAACGTGCTGGGGGCCGCTGGCAGCCAGAAGGTGATTCCCTTTGAGGAGGAGCGGATTACGGCGATGGAGGCGGTTTCGGCCATGGGTGGCTTGAGCGCTGCGCGGGCCGATCCCAAGGGTCTTTTGGTGCTGCGCGAGTATGAGCCGCAGCACATCAACCCCGACAAGCCCGGCCCTGAGCTGCGTCAGGTGATTTTCTCGCTGGATTTCACCAATGCGGATGGTCTGTTTGCGGCGCGCCAGTTCCATATCAATCCGGGCGATACGCTGCTGGCCACCGAATCGCCGGTCACGCGCGTCCAGACCATTCTTGGCCTCTTTGGGACGGTGGTTGGCTTTGCCTCGACCGCGAATAACGTCGCGAATTAA
- a CDS encoding NAD-dependent epimerase/dehydratase family protein, which yields MLAEICHDETMLITGSTGRIGTLLRRAWQGPAGPRPLWLARRCPADILWSPGEALPSVLPRCDTVIALWGQISGTSEDLAANVTLVHHGASLARACGARRMLHLSSAAVYGPGTALTEDTPPRPANAYGHAKLAMEEAVRALPSDETRHCCLRLANVVGADSLAPALRAGKGPVRLDRFADGTGPLRSYIAPGDLAQVLCALAQLPPDRLPARLNVTAPVPVTMESLVRAADRPLIWQEAPENAVQAVTLDGSSLAGLLPFLYLKDTARAMIDDWHSLEMAA from the coding sequence ATGTTGGCCGAAATATGCCACGATGAAACCATGCTGATCACCGGTTCTACCGGCCGCATCGGCACGCTGCTGCGCAGGGCTTGGCAGGGCCCGGCAGGCCCGCGCCCGCTATGGTTGGCGCGTCGCTGCCCGGCGGATATCCTGTGGTCGCCGGGGGAGGCGCTGCCATCCGTGCTGCCCCGCTGCGACACTGTGATAGCCCTTTGGGGCCAAATTTCAGGCACGTCCGAGGATCTTGCCGCCAATGTGACCCTCGTGCATCACGGCGCGAGCTTGGCCCGGGCCTGCGGTGCCCGGCGGATGCTGCATCTCTCCTCCGCTGCGGTCTACGGCCCCGGCACAGCCCTGACCGAGGATACGCCCCCCCGTCCCGCCAACGCCTATGGCCATGCCAAGCTGGCAATGGAAGAGGCGGTGCGCGCGCTGCCCTCGGACGAGACGCGCCATTGCTGCTTGCGACTGGCCAATGTCGTGGGGGCCGACAGCCTCGCCCCGGCCCTGCGCGCGGGCAAGGGCCCTGTACGGCTTGACCGCTTCGCCGATGGCACCGGCCCCCTGCGCAGCTATATCGCCCCCGGTGACCTTGCACAGGTGCTCTGCGCCTTGGCTCAGCTTCCGCCAGACCGTTTGCCCGCGCGGCTTAATGTGACCGCGCCAGTGCCCGTGACCATGGAAAGCCTTGTGCGCGCTGCCGACCGGCCCCTCATCTGGCAAGAGGCCCCGGAAAACGCCGTGCAGGCCGTCACCCTTGATGGCAGCTCTCTTGCCGGTTTGCTTCCCTTTCTGTATCTGAAAGACACAGCACGCGCGATGATCGACGATTGGCACAGCTTGGAGATGGCAGCATGA
- a CDS encoding sugar transferase — MNPAKRAFDVGLALLLIVLLSPVMLVIAFLIAVCDGRPVFYLSERMKTPDTAFCLWKFRTMRVVENDAGVSSGYKQHRVTPLGRRLRATRLDELPQLLNVLRGDMSFVGPRPPLRCYVESCPEIYARVLEKRPGVTGLATLVYHRTEEKLLLACSCHESGESTYVTRCIPRKARLDLIWARHQSLCYDIRLIYQTVIRVFSRRRSYRVKRG; from the coding sequence ATGAATCCGGCTAAACGGGCCTTTGACGTGGGATTAGCCCTGCTGTTGATCGTGCTGCTGTCACCGGTCATGCTTGTGATCGCTTTTCTCATTGCGGTCTGCGACGGACGGCCCGTGTTCTACCTCTCGGAACGGATGAAAACGCCCGACACCGCGTTTTGCCTCTGGAAATTCCGCACGATGCGCGTGGTGGAAAACGATGCAGGCGTCTCCAGCGGCTATAAACAGCACCGCGTAACCCCACTTGGCCGCCGCCTGCGCGCCACCCGTCTCGATGAACTGCCGCAATTGCTCAACGTCTTGCGCGGCGACATGAGCTTTGTCGGCCCCCGCCCGCCGCTGCGGTGCTATGTCGAAAGCTGCCCCGAAATCTACGCCCGCGTGCTTGAAAAACGCCCCGGCGTCACGGGGCTCGCCACTCTTGTCTATCACCGCACCGAAGAAAAGCTGCTCTTGGCCTGCAGCTGCCACGAAAGCGGCGAGAGCACCTATGTCACCCGCTGCATCCCGCGCAAGGCCCGGCTCGACCTGATCTGGGCCCGCCACCAAAGCCTTTGTTACGATATCCGACTGATTTACCAGACTGTGATTCGTGTGTTCTCACGACGGCGAAGCTACCGCGTTAAGCGGGGCTGA